The DNA region GTGACCAAGGGCAATGCGCTCATAGACGAAGTGGAGGTCAATCTCAATATGCTTTGTATGTTGGTGCTAAACAGAGTTGCTGGACATGTACACAGAACTGATGTTGTCACAATACACCATTGTGGAAAAGTGAAGCGGGTGTGTAACTCGAGCAGAAGTTGGTGCAGCCAAGTGGCTTTAGTCACTGCATTGGCGACCGCATGGTACTCAGTCTTTGCACTAGGTCAGGAGATAGTCGGACTAGAAGATGAGGTACTGGATAGATAGTCCATTGCAATTGCAAGTCTTGGCAATCAATGAAAAGAGAGTGTGTTTAGGCTAAGAGCACAAGTATTTGAAAGATAATTGGGAAAGCCAGCCTCATGTAGGTAGGGCTGGGCATAATTAATCGAAGAGCAAAAATCGAATCAAAAACCCAAGACTAAAACCAAACTAACCGAATTATTTCAATACTATTCAGTCTCAGGTTCGTACAAACCGAAATAATCTCGGTCAATTCCGTTCTAGACCTCGGGTAATCAAATTGCCCGATATAACCGAAGCTCATAAACATGCCGAACAAATATTTCATATACCAGCCCGGCCATCCCCTACCCTTACGTTCCCACCTAGCCCCCCACCCACCCCGGCCACCACACACCACCCAGCAGGCACCAAGTCTCTCTCTAtttccccctccctctctcccccctccctccctcgctcTCCCAGTAGGTTGTGCCGCTCATCCCGCCCGCTTCTACTTGCAGTGAATCGGTGACCTCAAGCTCCCACGAGGGAGAGCGCGGGATGCTCCTCCGCCTCCCATGTTGATGTGCGGACGAGCGCGATGGCCCCTACACACCACCAAGCACCTCCAAGAGCTGTAATCAGCCTCCTTCTGCAACCCCACGTAGGTGCAACTCTGCATCAAGGATGCTCTAGGACCATCTCCGTCACCGGCCTACACCACCGTCAATTGGATCTGCAGGATGCAGCCGTGGCGGGCCCTTCCTATTTTGACTTTCTGATTTCTCTGTTCATTGACTGCAATATTgtgttctttcttttttttttgttcagGACCTCAGGGGCCTTAAGACCTAAAGCAGTGATATTTGAGTTCATGGGCTCAAGACTTTGATTCTATTTTTTTTTTGTATGTGTAAACCCGTGGTCAAAATGCCCGTTTAGTTTTTGTTGGGACCCACGACCTAACCGAACTAACTCGAACCAAAATGCCTGGTCTTAAGAAATTTTAGGATTCTCATTTTCAGGTAactgaattttataaaagatTGAAGAACTGAACCGACCGAGTTTGACCGGATGCGCACCCTTACATCTAGGACTTTGTTTTTCTACCCTCTTGAATCATAGCTATATGCATGGGTTGGTCTGATCCACATGAAACTAAGGTTAATCTGTGTTTATTTCCCTTTATTCTGATTCGTGTTTTCTGCTTctaaagcaaaaaaaaaaagaactttaTCTGTGAAGAAAGAAAATCCTTACTTTTAAAAAATTGAACTGATTGCTCGGTAAtagtgtcacatttttcctaATTGTTTTAGTATATCTTAATAGTTGAAATTAACAATACAGAAATCAATCTTGTGGATCAAAGGTTAAAACTATATACTGTCAGACTAGAATGTATCTATTCAAGTTCCATGCTGACTTCTatttttctctttctccttgCTGAATTGAACTTTACCTGATGTTGAGAAGTTTTGCTATTTCCGTAAGTTGTGTTATTTGTCTAAATCCATGCTGCATTTTAAGCAGTTAAACCTAAGAGCACTACAAAAAATTCCTTAAATCTATAATGGTCAAATATCATCACAGATTACTAAAAATCATCACAAAACGTCATGTATTGAGCGTTACATATTAACCATGAAAACATAAACCATGAAAACGTAATAGATCGATGCAATCCGTGAGGATTCGTAATCGTCATAGATTAGCCTCAAGCCCGTCTATACCCAGCCCAACCCAACCCAGTGTTAGTGACAAAAATAAATATCATATAAATCATCATAGATTATACATCCATATAGCATGGCTGCTGATATGGACAATGACATAGCTGCTGACATGGACCATGGGTGATGACATATCTGCTAATGCTGACGTGGACAATGATGCCACTGTCACAGCTCATTTTATTAATGGACCACTATCAAAAGTGGACAACTAATTTGGGGCCAAAAAATGTTTTCCGGCCCATTTATGGCCCATTAGTTATCTCAGTCGGCCAAGCCCATTTTAACCCCAAAACATATGTATATTATAATCATCTTAACATTGGTACAAATCACACCAAATAAGAGACCACAACAATTTCCTCAAGAATCAGAAAAATAACAAAAAGAATTATGgatccacaaaaaccattagtCTCATACATTTCCTTGTTAAGTTTCTAATCTCTTCTAATTCCTTGTTGCTAGCTGCATCTGAATCTCCTCTCTATTCCTTGTTGCATCTGATCCCCGACCTGAGAAGAGCACATCGCCAAATACTTATCAGCAGGTAATATTTATGATGAAAATTACTAGTATGCTCTATGTATTTTTTTATCTGACCAAGTGACCAAATTGACTGGATTAGATGTTCTGCTGTATTCAGATATAAAACTGAATTTAAGTATACATAAAAAATGTTAACAAGCTGATATGAATGGTTCTTTTATAAGTTCTACTGTACAAGTGGCATCATCCTAATCTCACATTGGCATGGATAAGATCAAATCAGAAATAAACAAATGAAGTAAAGGATCTGTATAGCGTAATTGTCACCCTAGGAAGAATAATACAGCCATAGAAAAAGAAGAGATCACTTAACCAAGACAATAAAAAAATAAGGTAGATTTGCATCAATCAATCGGCCAAAACAAGCAAGGATTAAATGTAGAGCCAGCAGTAGCATCACTATAGCATGAAAACGACATGTTGCTTGTCCTGGAGCCAAATTGATTTACAGCACCCACATATGCATGCTACTATTTGCAAGCTAAGTATTATCAGTATGGGACAACGCAGATAAGATGATTGGGAAGGAAGGAGCTGGATTTCACCTCCGGGCATCCTGGCTGGCGACTCCTCCATCTCCATCTGGATGGAGTAGTTCATCTGCTCCTGGAGCTAGTCCTCCACCTTGCCTGCGCTCACCCAGCTGGAGCTATCAGTGAACAAATCGATGAAAAAAAAACAAGATGCAGTGTTGCCTTTGCAATTTTCTGGTGGAAATAAAAGATCCAAACCAAATAAAACAGATATAATGTTGCCTGCAATTTTCATGCGGAGACGAAGATCCAAACCAAACAAAATAGCATATACACGCTGTCCCAGGAGTAAAGAAATTCGATCCAGTACATAGAAAAACAATCCATCCATGCGGAAGAACAAGATGAATTAGCTACCTGTAGGGATTGGAGATAGCACGCATAAGACAAAGACGCCAAGACAGGAGGTAGCAGGTGAAGAATCGCAATCGTAGGAGCGGATGCCATAGGACGAGCCAAGTTGTGCCGCCGGAGGCTGAGTCAGCGCATCGCCCGTAATCCGTCGCCGTCGGACCttgagggagaggaggagaagcCGTCGTCAGATCTTGAAGAGAGGAGTGGCGGCACAGACGCCGTCGCCGGATCCGCGTCACCTGCGGGCTCCACAGACTGCGGGAGGAAGGAGGCAGCATGGCACCGAAGATGACGCCGTTGCTGACACGCCGCAGCTCCTGCCGGCGGCTCCGCAGCGACGACTTCATGTCCTCCCCCTCCTCATCCTCCTACTGCCGCCGGCCGTAGCCCCTGCCCGGCCAAGATCTGGCGCGAACGCCCGGCACGGCATCCTCTTGCGCCCCCTGCTTTGACCCTGCCTGAAGAAGAAAGCAGGGCAAGCTGGTAGGGAATGGGAATAGGGAGCGAGGACAGGCAAGGAAGGAAGTATCGAGATGCTATGCTCCAGCATCCGGAAGCGAGCGGTGCacggggagggagggagggagggggggagggagggagagagggagggggggagggggagagagagagagaggagcgcTGCAAGAGTTCGACGCGGCGGAGAGCCGGAGACGAGGAAAGTGACGCAGATCTGAGCGGAATTGAGGGAGGGtcgagggagagagagaggtgaaGCGCCGGGGCCGCCGCACTGACCGCAGGTGGAGGTGGTGTAGCTAGGGTACGGGGACTCGTCTGACAGACGTTTATACCACGCGAGGGGCAACCCCGACCGTCGGATCGGAAATCGACGATGAGAAACAACTGGGCTGTGGCAGGCCGAGCCGAAAGAaaagtgtcacacccggtttaacAACGAAAAAAATACATTAGTACCTTCAAAAGTGAATGATTAGTAAAAATATGACgaaaagagaactaaaagaGTATAAAAATTATTAAAGTTATACAGTTTATTCTAAAAATGAAAGCTTCAAACTTCACAAGCAATCGACCGGGGATTGTGTATACCTAGAACTCAGTATCATCTTTAAAAAATTTTACAGCAATTTTatcttctgagcagcaattataacaagcgtgagtacacttatagttGGTATCCAACGAATGTTagaaattatatgacatgaaggccaaaattaaGGAAAGGCTATGATATTATGATTATTAGACAGATATGATATcatgattaacaacacaaagagtgtgaacatggataaaacaggtgtagcatcatcattgctATCATCATGGTTATAGATAATTCCCAAAttagaaccagttatagcaactaagcagaaactacctgtgacactcaggtaaatagtttggtcacaccctagagttttggagtGTTGTTATGTGCCaaatgtagcaaaagtgtgtttgaAAATGTTAATAATAAGTAACAGTGATTGTTTATAGAATTATATTTAAatcaaggtccttttgtgctaaatgggtgagcatggggggtagatttggaaagtacaagggttgttttgtaaaagttaaaaacttatgtttaaaacgcaaaaataggtgaaactaccttttggatgtaatTGTGGTGTAATTTCAAAATAggttttatgcaaagtttagaaatcttgctaaatttcaatttgattgtaaaaccttagctcttctgtgagtgagccttaaagcaaagttgtgcattttgaaaaactacacatttttgcttttgggcccatcttcatttgagcagtggTGTGAAAGTTACTTATGCTTTACAGttaggcccctgagttttcttCTTTTCACAGTTAAGtcctctgtcttcctcctcgcgcccccGTGCTCCTCTGTTTCCGACCGCGCGCGCGTGCTCTCTGTTCCCGCCGCCGGTACAGCTCCCCCGGCCACCGCTCTACGCCGtcaccgctccacctcctgcttcccccttccacgcgtcattctcttcttccccgagcctGCTCTTCGCCCTGACACCccctccgcggccgccacggCTTCCTTAAACCTCCGGCCGATtgacacgccgccgccgccgtggcacgggCCGAGCGCCCCCTCTGAGCCCTTAATTCTTCGCCCGTGAGTTTCCCCAGCGCGTCATCGCTCTTTTCTCCTCTGTGCTTGCGCTGCATCTCACCCTAGAACCCGAGCGCCACTGTCGCCTTCCTTCTTCCACTCCGGTGACCGcagctcaccgtgggcagccacctACAGCCACCCTCTGCCCTCGTGAACCCCCTAGGAAGTTTTCCCGACCCTCGCTCGTGCTCCCCAACCCCCAGACGCCCTCCAATCCCGACCGGAGCTCCACTaccgccgagcgccgccgccgccgctcttggCTCACCGTGGGATGCCCCTCTCCGGTCTCCCCCACCTCCAATTGAGCCCACGCCGAGCATCCTCACTCCTCCAGGAAGCTTTTCGACCATCTCTTCACCGCCCCCGATCACCGGGACACGGTCCCCCACCGGTTctcaccgccgccggccgcccgtcTCTGCTACACCGCCGCTACCCTCTGCCCCTCTCCGATTTTGTGCGGCCAAGGGTGCGCAAGGACCCTGCGGTACTTCCCCTCCACGCAAACTGGCCACCGGTGCCCTTCCTCGCCGGCGGTGACACCCCCTCTCTCTGTCCCCGTTCATCTCTAGTCAAGGACCCTGGCTTAGAAggtgcaaaagcccagggggctatttgcaaacccCCAGACCCAGAGGAACAGTGCCAGTCAAGGGTCTTTATGTAATCGtgtctgttattttatgtgattgctatggctgtcttgcaaaattcataggaaatcacagaaaaatccaaaaattgcgaaataagttttgttagaaagtagatttccaatcctacaacttttgtttataaagtgtatatgaaactaaatacttttgtacCTATTTCAAATCTAACGTTAAAAAGATATATGGTATATAGTTTCTACATTTAAACTTTGTTTCTCATGATTGTTGACATGAATAGTATGtgagctatgtgtaaccttgagttaaagtttcaaacttagatttgttttacaacttaacttcttttgaatttgacatttcaaaatttaaaatgctaGCTAATTAGGTTTtataaacctaattagttaaaATCTTTTTCTATTCTTTAATGTGTTAATGATTAGTGTATGGTTAGATTTCCAAATCTTATGATCCTTTTTATTccaagtttgaatttaaatttggagtcaaattcaaattcaaattcaaatgttttagttcttgtttgcaatagGTTTAGAGATATCCTCGTGAACTTTTGTGTGTTAACTTGGTAAATAGCAACctttgtaatataagatcttaaactTAAACCTCGTCTTACTTATtctattgcatctcatatagaaacAACGACGTTTGACggcggagattacgagttggtcttaggtcaagaccaaggatttccagaagacccaacgcaagtcgtcgagggactaactgaagccccgaacccaagttcggaagcctctgacactcctgcccctaactccactcaagaaggcaagccccggacatatcccactactttatttacactgcaatctatatctatttatattatatcttgcattaagtctaggagttgaaatgaaaccctagttgcatagatcttaggaatccaatgtattgcccccgagtccttatcgcttagatgctctgctaattaggaccggtaaaagtcgggtgatttcctgtcactcgcgcgatataggagttgcatgtttacatttctgcaatcactataaggatgacggacagggtcatgtgctgtatcatgacctgagattttaccctgtctgttttgttaaaagtgattAAGGTcacagcatgtggtagtggtggctaagcgtttgaaagtactaaccacataccgcgaaatatggtaagcggtaagcctagtacccaaatagcccggcaaatggacgcgcttccaccactcgacttttattttatgtttacacgcaccgacgtgtgggagtacgttctgcatggcagacatgaatacgggttttgtagtcgcgctacagacgtatgtcctgcacaattggtgtgcgtacggtcctgtagtcacttgtggtggccctgatccataacccggaatatgagggaaacggttgcttcggaacgccctgttggtattccaagcgtgtgtgttaggtttaccttgcaaggtttaaattcgattcgaatcatccgcctctcacgaggactgagactgcttatcccttttaccacagagaGTAAAAAGTTTAATTGGTGATAaagtaatcttgatgaatgacaataactatcttgcttgtttagtataggtgcttacctagatgactaatcaagctagaatctgaaagctaaaacttgcaaataggttatactcttagttgcttttcagctaaaaataaaccagaactcttgcaatgccttcatgagtctagatacgggctaaagtatacccaaactcgggtaagccttgctgagtattaggatactcagccttaccaatatctgtttcaggtataacctttgagaatccgacggacaaccttgtgtggccaacgtccgttccttttggctggtccgtggagtgggacccgtccccggccggcagtgaccctccggagtgacaccaggccctggactaagcttggtgtccgccttcgcgatgtgtgtagtcgcgtaaacttttccttCTGCTGTGAGTTTTGGACAAGCTATTATgtttgtcagtttgaacacggtttgtataagtttacttatatttgaacccagtttgtaatagtgtatgaatgtctgtaaattaaaagttgatgagctattctgtgatgtgaactcgccttcgtgcgaggtaaacctgcttcgatcctgttgaaccgtggttgtatcgggcggagacccgacagacctagggattgttccgtttgaagtgcgttaagctgattgccgTTGTACGGTGATcgttagcgcacttgagccggaataattcaggcggttctgccacagctggtatcagagctgtaggtttacttttacatctggaaaagctcttaaaaagtgttttcaggataaaagtttgccaacaaacgagtttacaaaatacgttggatccgttaaggttgatgatTAGAATGTagagccctagggatttatatggggaatgtatcaggtggctatcagtatctatatatgtatagatagttctgacttgcagcactactttctgtcaaaatttaaatttctgtataattcaaccttactttccgtaacgacacctacgatcgtgaggtaagaaggtaaggatcctcagccaactgagggagcttggccttcctgtcggtgatgcgaaccgaacgctgtttctcaagcagtggcctacttgagatgctaccaatataccaacttaggttgattatattgggagtatatggttcggcgcagggtatggcgatcgctgttcatacccccgcattttgcggtacccccgtgaatacgttgtttcaatgatgtatgttaacgttgtctgtacggcggtaattgtacagatgttgtttctatagtgaacaatactgcttggggacgctttcatatcgtgctgccatgaaaggttcatgagatatatatgtgtattcttctgcaggtacactaaccacgattaataggctaagacggataggattatcgattagttatatagagAAAGACGTATatgtatgccaccgaaactaaccacgtaagtccgatgATATTCGGCAAtttttttggttgagaggacgagtagtacgtgcatgcataattggTCGTCAAATAAAAGAATGTAATGAATGTTAAATGCTGCTAAGGATGAATGGTATGTTTGCTTTTTAGAATGGGTTAATAGAGTTCCAATGGTATtcttaggttgggtatcttaaagtaccttaggcttccatctgattttcagtcctggctgttatcagaattgattatctcgttctatTTATCTTGCACTTTCTCAAGCAAGGTAAAAGGTCTCATTAGTTGCATTTCCATCTAGTAATCGCATATCATCTAAAACTGGAGTAAGAATATAGTTggtaatggatatctcctttatttcagatggtaggagctactcgtggaaccccggaaggattccgggcagatcagcccagtggttctcagcaaccgccaccgtcacctccaaatttggccgaggtcatggctcGCCAAACTAAGCTTCTtaaccaacttgtacaagctcaaatgggccattttcagcagcaacctcgaggccgaggtgaacccctgtcggccagctaccaggacttcctcagcactcaacctccattattccataaggccgatgagcctttggacgcagacgcctggctgcgaactattgagtccaagttcgccttattaccagctccatgttcagatgagaataaggtaCTCTTTAcggcccagcaactccgaagcactgctcgtctttggtgggatcagtttcatgcgatGGAACCTGccgatcacgtcgtcacctgggacgagtttcaaactgcgttccgagcacatcacataccagtgggactcattgagcggaagctcaatgaatttttgagtttgacccaggatacccgcactgttacgcagtatgcacaagttttcaaccacttgtgccaatatgcaggatctcatgcggacactgatgcccgcaaatgtgatcgctttcgccgaggcctaaataccaaacttaaggaatggctgaatttggtaaaggccgacaattttaatgagttggtcaatatggcaattactcaagaggattgtattgctgcccacagagcagaaaagaaacggaaagcaccaccagggcctgcaacttcacagtcgCCAAGATATCGGTTAgttccgagtaacgcccctcgagctccgcctcgaggcaatttgcctggcagatgggtagctcgacctccccaacaagcccaattcaaccgaccaccgctgccacaAAATCAACAACAACCACGGCAAGGTCCACGAccgagctttccaccagctattccaggaaacagcaattatcgttgtttcaattgtggaagcccgtctcattttatcaaggactgccctcaacctaggaaatctttccaagggcagacatctaatccgaaccaccaggaaaaaggaaaaaggcaggaggcaagtggtgcaggtccgtcaagggaggatgaatctcactacactctccgaacttcccgaggggacaccgataatgacgggtacattttctatcaaccattaccccgttattgttctttttgataccggtgccacccatagttttatcagtacaaaacTTGGCACTAAGATAGGTTTGGATATTTAtcctgttaatgggatatatgtgataacaactcctggtggtagcatctcttcaaatcacgtctgtagaggcgtgccaattcaaataggTAATACTTTGATAAAGTCAaatttactattactagacctaaaaggaatggatgttcttttaggaatgaattggatgacccagtaccatgtatctatagatatctcttctcgcacagtggagataggttcaccaGAAAATAAacctactcttctttatcttccacaaccacaatctttcaactcttgcacctatgctatgtctggggtcaagctagaagatattccagtcatctgtgaatatccagatgtttttccggatgacttacctggaatgcccccagatagagatattgagttcatcatagaactccaacctggaaCAACCTCTATttctaagaaatcttatcgcatgcctcctaacgagttggctgaattgaaaatccaactccaggatatcttagacaaaggcttcattcgtccaagtgcatcaccatggggttgtccagccttgtttgtaaaaaagaaagataatagtcTAAGATTATGTGTGGattatcgccctctcaatgcggtgactatcaaaaataagtatcctctaccccgcattgacattcttttcgatcaactagccggagctaaagtattctcaaaaattgatcttcgttccggctatcatcaaattaagatccggcccagtgatgttccaaaaacagccttctctactCGATGTGGCCTATAcgagtatctagtcatgtcgtttggtctcactaatgctccagcctactttatgtacctcatgaattctgtcttcatgcaagaactcgacaaatttgttgtggttttcattgacgacatcctgatctattctaaaactccagaagatcatgtcaaacaccttcatgtcatccttcagcgattaagagaccatcacctgtacgccaaattctccaagtgtgagttttggttggatacagtaaaattcatgggccataccatttctggtgacggaatatccgtcgatcccagtaaagta from Panicum hallii strain FIL2 chromosome 9, PHallii_v3.1, whole genome shotgun sequence includes:
- the LOC112875428 gene encoding uncharacterized protein LOC112875428 isoform X2; amino-acid sequence: MKSSLRSRRQELRRVSNGVIFGPTATDYGRCADSASGGTTWLVLWHPLLRLRFFTCYLLSWRLCLMRAISNPYRQGGGLAPGADELLHPDGDGGVASQDARRSGIRCNKE
- the LOC112875428 gene encoding uncharacterized protein LOC112875428 isoform X1 yields the protein MKSSLRSRRQELRRVSNGVIFGAMLPPSSRSLWSPQVTRIRRRRLCRHSSLQDLTTASPPLPQGPTATDYGRCADSASGGTTWLVLWHPLLRLRFFTCYLLSWRLCLMRAISNPYRQGGGLAPGADELLHPDGDGGVASQDARRSGIRCNKE